From one Humulus lupulus chromosome 8, drHumLupu1.1, whole genome shotgun sequence genomic stretch:
- the LOC133793681 gene encoding G-type lectin S-receptor-like serine/threonine-protein kinase At1g61370 → MNANDKDFIALFCRVILFYIFSSKSCSAIFNITSSQALSQGQTLVSSNQIFELGFFSPNNSANTYVGIWYKQILPLTVVWVANRDNPLTVADSPPTLTIGRNGNLELLDRNNNSVWSTNVQIQSNNSSVAILSDYGNLILKYGTQGEFCLTSWKSNSDPSVGKFTAEISKVEPPQAVIWINGSTPLWRSGPWDKTKFTGIPDMFTTYRNFFNIVEDAEEGTIRFQYNWDYNNSEMTVGNLFITSTGVLTLAFKKIHEGGDWNTNWKAPATRCDIYGTCGPFGVCNESVSPICKCLEGFEPKSFGEWSKGNWTGGCMRQNQLSCDKNTTGLASRRGKSDGFLEIVGVKLPDLYEYIVPMESCEGWCLNNCSCIAYANIVGIGCLVWSKGLIDIKGFPHDAENLFLRLAPADVRDNKGFPLENSEI, encoded by the exons ATGAATGCAAATGATAAAGATTTCATTGCTTTATTCTGCCGAGTTATACTATTCTACATTTTTTCATCTAAATCCTGCTCCGCAATTTTTAACATAACTTCTTCTCAAGCATTATCTCAGGGCCAAACTCTGGTCTCCTCCAACCAAATTTTCGAGCTAGGCTTCTTTAGTCCCAATAACTCTGCAAATACATACGTGGGAATCTGGTATAAGCAAATCTTACCCCTTACAGTTGTGTGGGTGGCAAACAGAGACAACCCTCTTACAGTTGCAGACTCTCCACCAACTCTAACCATTGGCCGCAATGGAAATCTTGAGCTCTTGGATAGAAACAACAACTCTGTTTGGTCAACCAATGTCCAAATCCAATCCAATAATAGTTCAGTGGCAATTCTTTCAGATTACGGAAACTTAATTCTCAAATATGGTACACA GGGAGAGTTTTGCTTGACTTCATGGAAAAGCAATAGTGACCCTTCAGTTGGAAAATTCACTGCTGAGATTTCAAAAGTGGAACCACCACAAGCTGTCATTTGGATCAACGGATCAACGCCACTGTGGAGAAGTGGACCATGGGATAAAACTAAGTTCACGGGTATACCAGATATGTTTACAACTTATAGAAATTTTTTCAATATCGTAGAAGATGCAGAGGAAGGAACGATACGTTTCCAATATAATTGGGACTACAACAACTCCGAAATGACAGTGGGAAATTTATTCATCACATCTACAGGTGTTCTGACCCTTGCGTTTAAAAAAATACACGAAGGCGGCGACTGGAATACGAACTGGAAGGCACCAGCGACTAGGTGCGATATCTATGGAACTTGTGGGCCTTTCGGGGTATGCAACGAGTCTGTGTCTCCCATTTGCAAGTGTTTGGAAGGCTTTGAACCAAAATCATTTGGAGAGTGGAGCAAAGGGAACTGGACTGGAGGGTGCATGAGACAAAACCAACTAAGTTGTGACAAAAACACCACTGGTTTAGCTTCACGCAGAGGTAAAAGCGATGGATTTTTGGAGATAGTTGGTGTGAAACTTCCcgatttatatgaatatattgtACCTATGGAGAGCTGCGAAGGATGGTGCCTGAACAATTGTTCTTGCATAGCTTATGCAAACATAGTAGGAATAGGGTGTTTGGTCTGGTCCAAAGGCCTCATTGACATCAAGGGGTTTCCCCATGATGCAGAAAACCTTTTCCTACGCCTCGCTCCCGCGGATGTGAGAGACAACAAAGGTTTTCCCTTGGAAAATTCTGAAATTTGA
- the LOC133794203 gene encoding G-type lectin S-receptor-like serine/threonine-protein kinase At1g61480 has product MSILNIFLLSFFWFQSQYCYANYYNITSSQALSQTQTLVSSNQIFELGFFNPTNSSDHYVGIWYKGTSPHTVVWVANRENPLKNADYATAILTISNNGNLELVSGKNKSVTWSTNIHVRSNSSIAALSDDGNLVLKDGISGESLWQSFQHPGNTFLAGATLGYNLKTGENYVLTSWKSDSDPSPGNFTMGISTQAPPQAFIWINETTPHWRSGPWDKSKFIGVPEMGNLYSSSINLQSDFDKGTTFLYFTMFNKSILANMFVSSQGLLKNIFKDNADDTWNTDWEGPKSRCDLYGTCGAFGVCKTFESPICKCLNGFVPKSYQEWTSENWSGGCKRRTNLHCEKNNSSQSSNGGKPDGFYKMSMLKLPDLYTYVNINEASNCYTWCLNNCSCVAYAYVNGIGCLVWSEGLIDIQGFSYGGKDLFIRLEQIEHVGGQKTRKTVIILTVISGCALLVAVVFIFQRWRTNHRTGIAGPVKEILKKFGLAKKGEALVPNLQSAKQQDPSELSVLELVSVLAATNHFNITNKLGQGGFGSVYKGKLPDGREIAVKRLSSSSGQGIEELKNEMILISKLQHRNLVKLLGCCIEEEEKLLIYEFMPNRSLDTFIFDPSKSAQISWATRFKIIHGVARGLVYLHRDSCLRVIHRDLKVSNILLDENMNPKISDFGLARIFQGTMDQVNTRRVVGTLGYMSPEYAMGGIFSEKSDVFSFGVLLLEIISGRKISNFHYYDQDLSLIAHAWRLWNESRGLDLVDEAVAGSYSAPEAIRCIHIGLLCVQDHAADRPTMLDVVSMLINETYRPQPKQPFFTCQRQPQTGISSANEATVSLFEGR; this is encoded by the exons ATGTCAATATTGAATATATTTCTGTTATCTTTCTTCTGGTTTCAATCCCAATATTGCTATGCAAATTATTATAACATAACATCATCCCAAGCCTTATCTCAAACACAAACTCTAGTCTCCTCTAACCAAATTTTTGAGTTAGGCTTCTTCAATCCAACTAATTCTTCAGATCACTATGTGGGCATCTGGTACAAGGGAACTTCACCCCATACTGTTGTATGGGTGGCTAACAGAGAGAATCCGCTTAAAAACGCAGACTATGCAACGGCAATTCTAACGATTAGCAATAATGGAAATCTGGAGCTTGTGAGTGGTAAGAACAAGTCTGTGACCTGGTCAACTAATATTCATGTTCGATCAAATAGTTCAATAGCAGCTCTTTCAGATGATGGTAACTTGGTTTTGAAAGATGGCATATCAGGAGAAAGCTTGTGGCAGAGCTTCCAACATCCAGGGAACACATTCTTAGCTGGAGCAACGTTAGGTTATAATCTCAAAACTGGAGAGAATTATGTGTTGACCTCTTGGAAGAGTGACAGTGATCCATCACCTGGTAATTTCACCATGGGAATCTCGACACAGGCACCGCCACAAGCTTTCATTTGGATCAATGAAACAACGCCTCACTGGAGAAGTGGGCCGTGGGACAAATCCAAGTTCATTGGTGTACCTGAGATGGGTAATTTATATTCAAGTTCAATTAATCTTCAAAGTGACTTTGACAAGGGAACAACTTTTTTGTATTTCACTATGTTCAACAAATCCATTCTCGCAAATATGTTTGTTTCATCGCAAGGTCTTTTGAAAAATATCTTCAAAGACAATGCCGACGACACTTGGAATACTGACTGGGAGGGACCAAAAAGTCGATGCGACTTATATGGAACTTGCGGGGCTTTTGGGGTATGCAAAACATTTGAATCTCCAATTTGCAAGTGTTTAAATGGGTTTGTACCAAAATCATACCAAGAGTGGACGAGTGAAAATTGGAGCGGAGGGTGCAAGAGAAGAACCAACTTACACTGCGAGAAAAACAATAGTAGCCAATCTTCAAATGGAGGAAAACCCGATGGATTTTACAAGATGAGTATGCTAAAACTACCAGACTTGTATACGTATGTGAACATTAATGAAGCCAGTAATTGCTACACATGGTGCCTGAATAATTGCTCTTGCGTAGCTTATGCTTATGTGAATGGAATAGGCTGTTTGGTTTGGTCAGAAGGTCTTATTGACATTCAGGGCTTTTCCTATGGAGGGAAGGATCTTTTTATTCGCCTTGAACAAATCGAACATG TCGGAGGACAGAAAACCAGGAAGACTGTCATCATCCTCACAGTTATTTCTGGTTGTGCCCTTCTTGTTGCTGTTGTTTTCATATTTCAACGATGGAGAACTAACCACAGAA CTGGTATAGCAGGGCCCGTTAAGGAGATCTTAAAGAAATTTGGTTTGGCTAAGAAAGGTGAGGCTCTAGTACCCAATCTTCAAAGTGCCAAACAACAAGATCCATCCGAGTTAAGTGTTTTGGAATTGGTTAGCGTTTTAGCTGCTACAAACCATTTCAACATCACAAACAAACTCGGGCAAGGAGGGTTCGGTTCTGTTTACAAG GGAAAATTACCAGATGGAAGGGAAATAGCAGTCAAAAGACTGTCAAGTAGCTCGGGACAAGGCATAGAAGAGCTTAAGAATGAGATGATTTTGATCTCTAAACTTCAACACAGAAATCTTGTCAAGCTCTTAGGTTGCTgcattgaagaagaagagaagttacTAATTTATGAGTTTATGCCCAACAGAAGCTTGGACACTTTTATCTTCG ATCCAAGTAAAAGTGCACAGATCAGTTGGGCTACACGCTTTAAAATTATTCATGGAGTTGCTAGAGGCCTTGTATATCTTCATCGTGATTCGTGTTTAAGGGTGATACATCGAGATTTGAAAGTTAGCAATATTCTCTTAGACGAAAATATGAACCCAAAAATTTCAGACTTCGGACTAGCACGGATTTTTCAAGGGACAATGGATCAAGTAAACACTCGAAGGGTAGTCGGAACATT AGGCTACATGTCTCCAGAATATGCCATGGGCGGGATATTTTCTGAAAAATCTGATGTATTTAGCTTTGGTGTACTGCTATTAGAGATAATCAGTGGGAGGAAGATTTCCAACTTCCACTACTATGACCAAGACCTAAGCCTTATTGCTCAC GCATGGCGACTGTGGAATGAAAGTAGAGGACTAGACTTGGTTGATGAAGCAGTGGCGGGGTCATACTCTGCACCAGAAGCAATAAGGTGCATACATATTGGTTTGTTATGTGTACAAGATCACGCCGCTGATAGACCAACAATGCTGGATGTGGTTTCCATGTTGATCAACGAAACATATCGTCCTCAACCTAAACAACCCTTCTTTACTTGCCAGCGTCAGCCACAAACCGGAATTAGCTCCGCGAATGAAGCCACCGTATCATTATTTGAAGGCCGATGA
- the LOC133793682 gene encoding G-type lectin S-receptor-like serine/threonine-protein kinase At1g61480 — protein MLLSINSDTRTVYKFLLRYSLWKSFEHPGDTFLPGAELGRNVKTGESFVLTSWNSNSDPSVGDFTFGVSKTKPPEVSIWINGSKVLWRSGPWAKIKFTGIPDMDPNYGSPSNLVEEAEEGTIRLRFNWDYNNSAVGIIFITSTGVLTLEAKEIDKGNDWYTDWVAPATRCDVYGVCGPFGVCNESVSPICKCLKGFEPKSFEEWSKGNWTGGCLRRNQLSCDKNTTGLASQRGKNDGFWKIGNVKLPELYEYEIDYSDKESCQNWCLNNCSCIAYAYVEGIGCLVWYKGLIDISPYDAEDLFLRLADAEIDGGAGHKVKKIIISLATLSTVGTIAVIVLCLQRRRDRKKGNTMETTEHIDFGTILHVTNNFSPTNKLGQGGFGSVYKGKCPDGREIAVKKLSSSSGQGTEEFKNELILISKLQHRNLVRLLGYCIEKEEKLLVYEFMQNKSLDNFIFDPRGREQLNWGTRVNIILGVARGLLYLHRDSSSRVIHRDLKASNILLDEKMNPKISDFGLARIFEGTLDLANTQGVVGTLGYMSPEYAMGGVFSEKSDVFSFGVLILEIVSGKKNSNFHYYEKPLCLIAHETR, from the exons ATGCTTTTATCTATAAACTCTGACA CAAGAACG gtgTACAAATTTTTGTTACGTTATTCCTTATGGAAGAGCTTTGAGCATCCTGGGGACACATTCTTACCAGGAGCAGAGTTGGGTCGTAATGTCAAAACTGGGGAGAGTTTTGTGTTGACTTCGTGGAATAGCAATAGTGATCCTTCAGTTGGAGATTTCACTTTTGGAGTTTCCAAAACGAAACCACCAGAAGTTTCCATTTGGATAAACGGATCGAAGGTACTATGGAGAAGTGGACCATGGGCTAAAATTAAGTTCACGGGTATACCAGACATGGATCCAAATTATGGAAGTCCTTCCAATCTcgtagaagaagcagaagaaggaACGATACGTCTCCGTTTTAATTGGGACTACAACAACTCGGCTGTGGGAATAATTTTCATCACATCTACAGGTGTTCTAAcacttgaggcaaaagaaatagaTAAAGGCAACGACTGGTATACGGACTGGGTGGCACCAGCGACTCGCTGCGATGTCTATGGAGTTTGTGGACCTTTTGGGGTATGCAACGAGTCTGTGTCTCCCATTTGCAAGTGTTTGAAGGGTTTTGAACCAAAATCATTTGAAGAGTGGAGCAAAGGAAATTGGACTGGAGGGTGCCTGAGACGGAACCAATTAAGTTGTGACAAAAACACCACTGGTTTAGCCTCACAAAGAGGTAAAAACGATGGATTTTGGAAGATAGGTAATGTGAAACTTCCCGAGTTATATGAATATGAGATTGACTATTCTGATAAGGAGAGCTGTCAAAACTGGTGCCTGAATAATTGCTCTTGCATAGCTTATGCATATGTAGAAGGAATAGGGTGTTTAGTCTGGTACAAAGGCCTGATTGACATTAGTCCCTATGATGCAGAAGACCTTTTCCTTCGCCTTGCTGACGCAGAAATAG ATGGAGGAGCAGGACATAAAGTTAAGAAGATTATCATCAGCCTTGCAACTCTTTCTACTGTTGGGACAATAGCAGTCATAGTATTATGTTTGCAGAGACGGAGAGATAGAAAAAAGG GAAACACTATGGAGACCACAGAGCACATTGACTTTGGCACCATTTTACATGTGACAAACAACTTCAGCCCAACGAACAAACTTGGGCAAGGAGGATTTGGTTCTGTTTACAAG GGAAAATGTCCGGATGGGAGGGAAATAGCAGTTAAAAAACTCTCTAGTAGCTCAGGGCAAGGCACAGAAGAATTCAAGAATGAGTTGATATTGATCTCAAAACTCCAACACAGAAATCTTGTTAGGCTCTTGGGCTACTGCATTGAGAAAGAAGAGAAATTACTAGTTTATGAGTTCATGCAAAATAAAAGCCTGGACAATTTCATCTTTG ATCCAAGAGGAAGAGAACAGCTGAACTGGGGTACTCGGGTGAACATCATACTAGGAGTTGCTAGAGGTCTTTTATATCTCCATCGTGACTCATCTTCAAGAGTGATACACAGAGATTTAAAGGCCAGCAACATTCTTTTAGATGAGAAGATGAACCCAAAGATATCAGACTTTGGATTGgctcgcattttcgaaggaacaCTGGATCTCGCAAATACTCAAGGGGTTGTTGGAACTTT AGGCTACATGTCTCCTGAATATGCCATGGGTGGAGTCTTTTCAGAAAAATCAGATGTCTTTAGCTTTGGCGTATTGATCTTAGAGATAGTTAGCGGCAAGAAGAACTCTAACTTCCATTATTATGAGAAACCTCTTTGCCTTATTGCTCAT gagacTAGATAG